In the Colletotrichum lupini chromosome 1, complete sequence genome, one interval contains:
- a CDS encoding vesicle transport V-SNARE protein, giving the protein MSNPLETEPGSERFGDYEAELKLVQADLVQKLDQIPELSGEPRKAALSSAERALEEADELLAQMRLEKANIPTTLRSKINARFRNHESDIDAHKRKLRSLADDRAALFGARYTDNPSGSGQDVQLEQRQQLLSGTDRLDRSTQRLKASQALANETEGIGAGILGDLHTQRETILHTQSRLLESEGYVDRSVKTLRGMARRMATNRVITISIITILVLLIIAVIYSKFR; this is encoded by the exons ATGTCCAACCCACTCGAAACAGAGCCCGGCTCCGAGCGCTTCGGCGACTACGAAGCAGAGCTGAAGCTCGTCCAAGCCGACCTCGTCCAGAAACTCGACCAGATCCCCGAACTCTCAGGCGAGCCCCGCAAAGCCGCCCTCTCCTCCGCCGAGCGCGCCCTCGAGGAGGCCGACGAGCTCCTCGCCCAGATGCGCCTCGAAAAGGCAAACATCCCCACCACCCTCCGCTCCAAGATCAACGCCCGCTTCCGCAACCACGAGTCCGACATCGACGCCCACAAGCGCAAGCTGCGCTCCCTCGCCGACGACCGCGCGGCCTTGTTCGGCGCGCGCTACACCGACAACCCCTCGGGCAGCGGCCAGGACGTCCAGCTCGAGCAGCGCCAGCAGCTGCTCTCCGGTACGGACCGCCTCGACCGCTCCACGCAGCGGCTCAAGGCCAGCCAGGCCCTCGCCAACGAGACGGAGGGCATCGGGGCTGGTATTCTGGGCGATTTGCACACCCAGCGCGAAACCATCCTGCACACCCAATCGCGCCTTCTCGAGAGCGAGGGATATGTGGACCGTAGCGTCAAGACGTTGCGGGGGATGGCACGTAG GATGGCTACCAACCGGGTGATTACGATTTCCATCATCACCATCCTGGTTCTTCTCATTATCGCCGTCATTTACAGCAAGTTCAGATGA
- a CDS encoding arylsulfatase A: MSRDPDRPNVVLILADNLGWGELGCYGGGALRGAATPRIDKLATQGLLLHNFNVESDCVPTRSALMTGRHPIRTGCRQSVPAGFPQGLTPWERTLAECLKENDYATAHHGKWHLGDVPGRYPSDRGFDEWFGIPRTTDETQFTSAIGYTSEVAEMPYIMKGVAGQKSENVRVYDLEARRLIDEMLVEKSKDWLSRQVAAKRPFFLYHPLVHLHFPTLPHKDFAGTTKQGDFADSMAEMDYRVGQILDHIDSLGIRENTVVIFASDNGPEFREPYRGTAGPWSGTYHTAMEGSLRVPFIIRWPRHVPEGVTSNEIVHVTDIFTTILSVTKSGVPDDRPIDGIDQTIFFKDPASVRSERLGFLFYIKEELRAIKWKDWKLHLVWEPKVNQSSGRLESPYLFNTVRDPKEESDILSFNTWVLQPMTKLRTEFQRSLANDPAPPDPLKDFLCSNIDVDILW; the protein is encoded by the coding sequence ATGTCTCGAGACCCAGATCGTCCAAACGTCGTCCTGATCCTAGCCGACAACCTCGGCTGGGGTGAATTGGGTTGTTACGGCGGTGGCGCCCTCCGCGGCGCCGCAACGCCCCGGATCGACAAGCTCGCGACGCAAGGTCTCCTGCTGCACAACTTCAACGTGGAGAGCGACTGCGTGCCAACCCGCTCCGCGCTGATGACGGGCCGGCACCCGATCCGGACCGGCTGCCGACAATCCGTCCCCGCGGGGTTCCCGCAGGGTCTGACTCCGTGGGAGCGGACGCTGGCTGAGTGTCTCAAGGAGAACGACTATGCTACTGCGCACCACGGGAAGTGGCATCTGGGAGACGTCCCCGGTCGGTATCCTTCGGACAGAGGCTTTGACGAGTGGTTTGGGATCCCGCGGACGACGGATGAGACGCAGTTTACGTCTGCGATTGGGTATACTTCCGAAGTGGCGGAGATGCCGTACATCATGAAGGGAGTTGCTGGGCAAAAGTCAGAGAATGTGCGCGTCTACGACTTGGAGGCCAGGAGACTCATCGACGAGATGCTGGTGGAGAAATCTAAGGACTGGCTGTCTCGTCAAGTTGCGGCTAAACGGCCATTCTTCCTCTACCACCCTCTCGTCCACCTTCACTTCCCGACGCTGCCTCACAAGGACTTTGCGGGAACTACCAAACAAGGCGACTTTGCCGACTCCATGGCGGAGATGGATTACCGCGTAGGCCAAATCCTTGACCACATTGACTCCCTCGGAATCCGGGAAAACACAGTCGTCATCTTTGCCTCCGACAATGGTCCCGAGTTCAGGGAGCCGTACAGGGGCACGGCGGGGCCGTGGTCGGGGACATACCACACTGCCATGGAAGGCAGCCTGCGCGTGCCCTTCATCATACGGTGGCCGCGTCACGTCCCAGAAGGCGTCACGTCCAACGAGATCGTTCACGTAACGGACATTTTCACAACAATTTTGTCCGTCACCAAGTCTGGAGTTCCAGACGATCGCCCCATCGACGGCATCGATCAGACAATCTTCTTCAAGGACCCGGCCAGCGTCAGATCCGAGAGGCTGGGTTTCTTGTTTTACATCAAAGAAGAGCTGCGAGCGATCAAATGGAAGGACTGGAAGCTGCATCTCGTCTGGGAACCCAAAGTCAATCAGTCGTCGGGTCGGCTCGAGTCGCCTTACTTGTTTAACACCGTCAGAGACCCAAAGGAGGAATCAGACATTTTGTCGTTCAACACCTGGGTATTACAGCCAATGACCAAGTTGAGGACTGAGTTCCAGAGGAGCTTGGCAAATGATCCGGCGCCCCCTGACCCGTTGAAGGATTTTCTCTGCTCCAATATAGACGTAGACATTCTCTGGTAG